The following proteins are co-located in the Sulfitobacter guttiformis genome:
- a CDS encoding ETC complex I subunit, whose product MRARIYQPARTAMSSGTAKTKHWVLEFAPDEAREVDPLMGWTSSSDTQSQVSLQFSSKQEAVEYASEHGIEVQVQEPNKRKPVIRNGGYGENFATGRRGAWTH is encoded by the coding sequence ATGCGCGCGAGAATCTATCAGCCGGCCCGTACTGCCATGTCGTCCGGCACAGCAAAAACAAAACACTGGGTGCTGGAGTTTGCACCGGATGAGGCGCGTGAAGTTGATCCCTTGATGGGATGGACCTCGTCGAGTGACACACAAAGTCAGGTTTCGTTGCAATTTTCAAGCAAGCAGGAAGCGGTCGAGTACGCCTCCGAGCATGGCATCGAAGTACAGGTGCAAGAACCGAACAAGCGCAAGCCGGTAATCCGCAATGGCGGCTATGGCGAGAACTTTGCGACGGGACGTCGCGGTGCTTGGACCCATTGA
- a CDS encoding tetratricopeptide repeat protein, producing MDQNKSDKIQTLHAQINVLFEARKFRRALDVIAEGLAVSPDDMFLRLRQCLAWRKVGQRAKSLSQLRALNARFPGHRAVACELATELRLAGDPAGSLDLVQAIITADPNHMGARTEQIQSLSALKRHGDALVAADAALELRAGHLRVSLVRVAVLGALGRSAEGLSFLRELHVARPLNVQIALALGDALLVAGDAAAADDTYEVVLDAAPHNIRAWLGRINCAVAQEAGEAALAYCEAARLLHPTIPAFIMRQTTAFLMLDRLDSGVAVLEDALKHAPNDAVWR from the coding sequence ATGGATCAGAACAAGAGCGACAAAATTCAAACCCTTCACGCACAGATCAACGTGTTGTTCGAGGCGCGTAAATTCCGCCGCGCTTTGGATGTCATTGCCGAGGGATTGGCGGTGTCGCCTGATGATATGTTTTTGCGGCTCCGCCAATGCTTGGCGTGGCGCAAGGTCGGGCAAAGGGCAAAAAGCTTGAGCCAATTGCGTGCATTAAACGCCCGTTTTCCCGGTCACCGCGCGGTTGCATGCGAGCTTGCAACGGAACTGCGCCTCGCTGGTGATCCGGCGGGAAGCTTGGATTTGGTTCAGGCCATCATCACTGCCGACCCAAATCACATGGGTGCCCGCACAGAACAGATTCAATCGCTCTCTGCGCTCAAACGGCACGGTGATGCGTTGGTGGCAGCGGATGCAGCTCTGGAACTTCGCGCCGGTCACCTTAGGGTTTCATTGGTGCGCGTGGCGGTGCTGGGTGCGCTGGGGCGGTCCGCTGAGGGGCTGTCGTTTCTGCGGGAGCTGCACGTCGCCCGCCCCCTGAATGTGCAAATAGCACTGGCCTTGGGCGATGCCTTGCTGGTGGCGGGGGATGCGGCTGCAGCGGATGATACCTATGAGGTCGTCCTCGACGCCGCACCGCACAACATTCGCGCATGGCTTGGTCGTATCAACTGCGCAGTGGCACAAGAAGCGGGCGAGGCGGCGCTGGCATATTGTGAGGCCGCCCGTTTGCTGCACCCGACCATACCTGCATTCATCATGCGGCAAACCACAGCCTTCCTTATGTTGGACCGATTGGACAGTGGCGTTGCCGTTCTGGAAGATGCATTGAAACACGCCCCGAATGATGCGGTTTGGCGCTAG
- a CDS encoding Hint domain-containing protein gives MPTFEFDDGARITQSGADPSISFTDDGVNFTLSSAAGNAGDEDITNTPGLLGGVISVTDVSVASGGVTLTFNDGAGNAQFAGQMSVAFSTVFAGGNVTFVATDPADNVVVAMAVGTVSTGATTGNFTSIIFNGGFYGITSMTTAASALTCFLTGTQIATKDGMVNVEDIKAGDIITTVDGEAQVQWLGVQHVDTATAMPAKVNPICFTAGALAENVPSRDLYLSPNHAVAIEGRLFDAHTLLNGRSIYQVANPGKAFTYYHIETGAHELLLAENTPAETFVDFADRVNFDNGAERADAPMIPEMALPRVSAKRMVPTSVAQSLEERATQLSFALSKTRAA, from the coding sequence ATGCCGACATTTGAATTCGACGACGGGGCAAGGATCACGCAAAGTGGCGCTGACCCCTCCATTAGCTTCACCGATGATGGGGTCAATTTCACGCTCAGTTCTGCCGCAGGCAATGCGGGCGACGAGGATATTACAAACACACCTGGTTTACTTGGCGGCGTGATTTCCGTTACTGACGTAAGTGTAGCTTCTGGCGGCGTGACACTTACGTTTAATGACGGGGCGGGAAATGCGCAGTTTGCGGGCCAGATGTCGGTCGCATTCTCGACCGTGTTTGCGGGCGGGAACGTCACGTTTGTTGCGACAGATCCTGCGGATAATGTTGTGGTTGCCATGGCTGTAGGCACCGTTTCCACCGGTGCCACGACTGGAAACTTCACGTCTATTATCTTCAACGGTGGCTTTTATGGCATCACGAGCATGACCACCGCAGCATCCGCGCTGACCTGTTTCCTGACGGGCACGCAGATTGCGACGAAAGACGGCATGGTCAACGTCGAGGATATCAAAGCGGGCGACATCATCACCACGGTTGATGGCGAGGCGCAGGTGCAGTGGCTGGGCGTTCAGCACGTCGATACCGCGACGGCGATGCCCGCCAAGGTCAACCCGATCTGCTTTACCGCAGGTGCGCTGGCCGAAAACGTCCCCTCGCGCGATCTGTATCTGTCGCCCAACCACGCGGTTGCGATCGAGGGCCGCCTGTTTGACGCGCATACGCTGCTTAACGGCCGCTCGATCTATCAGGTCGCAAACCCGGGCAAAGCCTTCACCTACTATCACATCGAGACCGGCGCACATGAACTGCTGCTGGCCGAAAATACCCCCGCCGAGACTTTTGTCGATTTCGCCGACCGTGTGAATTTCGACAACGGTGCCGAGCGTGCGGACGCGCCCATGATCCCCGAGATGGCGCTGCCACGGGTATCGGCCAAACGCATGGTGCCCACGTCGGTCGCGCAATCGCTTGAAGAGCGCGCAACCCAACTGAGCTTTGCCCTGTCCAAAACCCGCGCGGCATAA
- a CDS encoding glycosyltransferase: MAHFYFLKGAPEAANAVLVNAPEGYIATHSDVQRRADAAEAQGDAAGALQILGEAIGKGATPAPADIPAELALKYCEMAVQMGQTDAVRQILLEIIAVIDTLHDVILMRLVKLGERAEQLDVALAAINEIATRNRIRPSVAQFLVRRAHMVMDSAGSARLAQALEAKLQPSEQPEFRVFAAATLSGPDAALALARSGIQVPATVLETRIIAEQILGVGKSRLALRYLRRAINRWPNKAHLRALFMRACAANGDLAAGHVMLDALTAANPEVSVDLNRIELLVEGGHLEQAVAILEKRQARGLKAVASMRAIEIYLALGRYEDALKIESEVRRSPAIGRQTASHFGITLVGSRLKDQGLYREDAAHLRSTGMAEDEITRRMARKFFYPAKFIIDDWLKGADISDPAKATTGNIPRNVMQYWNAPLPPAEVQAVMESWRVPGFEHTVYDRLSALAFLRKNFGEKHVHAFSLANSAAEECDFLRLCLLYKFGGIYVDADDRLNSDPSALLAQGNGMIVVRETMGAIANNLICARPGHPVLNNAIALAGRSLLNRENDNTWSKTGPGLMTRAIALYLHATDDAESRNDLTIITTQMMRRHVQPHVRLSYKTTAHYWNARDGRVSDQIVAALSRIG; the protein is encoded by the coding sequence TTGGCGCATTTCTATTTCCTGAAAGGCGCGCCTGAGGCCGCAAATGCGGTTTTGGTCAACGCGCCCGAGGGGTATATCGCCACGCACTCCGATGTGCAGCGACGCGCCGACGCGGCGGAGGCGCAAGGTGATGCGGCCGGAGCCCTGCAAATTCTTGGGGAGGCGATTGGCAAAGGCGCCACGCCAGCCCCCGCGGATATACCCGCGGAGTTGGCGCTGAAATATTGCGAGATGGCAGTGCAGATGGGTCAGACCGACGCCGTGCGCCAGATCTTGCTGGAAATCATCGCAGTGATCGACACGTTGCATGACGTCATCCTGATGCGCCTTGTAAAACTGGGCGAGCGGGCAGAGCAACTCGACGTTGCGCTGGCAGCAATCAACGAGATCGCGACGCGCAACCGGATCAGACCCTCTGTCGCACAGTTTCTGGTCCGGCGTGCGCATATGGTGATGGACAGCGCTGGATCCGCGCGTTTGGCGCAGGCGCTTGAGGCCAAGTTGCAACCGTCCGAGCAACCCGAATTCAGAGTGTTTGCTGCCGCCACTTTATCAGGGCCGGATGCCGCACTTGCCTTGGCGCGGTCCGGTATTCAGGTGCCTGCGACGGTCTTGGAGACGAGAATAATCGCAGAGCAGATCCTTGGCGTTGGAAAGTCGCGGCTTGCTCTGCGGTACTTGCGGCGGGCGATAAACAGATGGCCCAACAAGGCGCATTTGCGCGCTTTGTTCATGCGCGCCTGTGCCGCCAATGGCGATCTGGCCGCGGGACATGTGATGCTTGATGCGCTCACGGCGGCCAACCCCGAGGTCTCTGTCGACCTAAACCGGATCGAGCTTTTGGTGGAAGGCGGGCATCTGGAGCAAGCTGTGGCAATTCTTGAAAAGCGGCAGGCGCGTGGCTTGAAAGCGGTCGCTTCAATGCGTGCGATTGAAATATATCTGGCGCTGGGCCGGTATGAGGACGCCCTCAAAATCGAATCGGAAGTGCGCAGATCACCGGCGATAGGGCGCCAGACAGCAAGCCATTTTGGAATTACGCTGGTCGGATCGCGGCTCAAGGATCAGGGACTCTACCGCGAGGATGCAGCCCATTTGCGCAGCACGGGCATGGCCGAGGATGAAATCACCCGCCGCATGGCCCGAAAATTCTTCTATCCGGCGAAATTCATCATTGATGACTGGTTGAAAGGCGCGGACATCTCGGACCCTGCAAAAGCGACTACAGGGAACATACCGCGCAATGTGATGCAGTATTGGAACGCGCCATTGCCGCCCGCCGAGGTTCAAGCCGTCATGGAAAGCTGGCGGGTGCCGGGGTTTGAGCACACGGTCTATGACCGTCTGTCTGCCCTTGCATTTTTGCGCAAGAACTTCGGCGAAAAACATGTGCACGCCTTCTCGTTGGCCAATTCAGCCGCTGAGGAGTGTGATTTTCTGCGGCTCTGCCTGCTGTATAAATTTGGTGGCATTTACGTTGATGCTGATGACCGTTTGAACAGTGATCCGAGCGCGCTTCTTGCCCAAGGCAACGGCATGATTGTGGTTCGCGAAACCATGGGTGCCATCGCCAATAACCTGATCTGTGCCCGCCCCGGTCATCCGGTTTTGAACAACGCGATTGCGCTGGCGGGGCGGTCGCTGTTGAATCGCGAAAATGACAACACATGGTCTAAAACGGGGCCCGGATTGATGACCCGCGCAATTGCGCTCTATCTTCACGCGACCGACGACGCGGAAAGTCGCAATGACCTCACAATCATCACGACCCAGATGATGCGCCGCCATGTGCAGCCGCATGTGCGGCTCTCGTACAAGACCACTGCGCACTATTGGAATGCGCGCGACGGGCGCGTATCGGATCAGATCGTTGCGGCACTTTCCCGGATCGGGTGA